Proteins from a genomic interval of Pseudomonadota bacterium:
- a CDS encoding Rho termination factor N-terminal domain-containing protein, with protein MSSTSAKKSDPELWETVKDEITASDKGGEPGQWSARKAQMAVQEYKKRGGGYEDDGPNQSDTDLHQWTEEDWGTKSGEEALSSGERYLPKKVRMLLTEDEYRRSTDKKRGADRQFVDQPEDVKEKVSRIKSDGPTKEMLMDRAQDLKIEGRSDMNKDALLKAIDKATDENGRRKSAAIALETKTKDELYEMAQEKGIDGRSDMSKDALVEALTSEG; from the coding sequence ATGTCATCCACATCCGCCAAGAAATCCGACCCCGAGCTCTGGGAGACGGTGAAGGACGAGATCACCGCCAGCGACAAGGGCGGCGAGCCCGGCCAATGGTCCGCGCGGAAGGCGCAAATGGCCGTACAGGAATACAAGAAGCGCGGCGGCGGCTACGAGGATGACGGCCCGAACCAGTCCGATACCGATCTCCACCAGTGGACCGAGGAAGACTGGGGCACGAAATCCGGGGAGGAGGCGCTCTCGTCCGGGGAGCGCTATCTTCCGAAGAAGGTGCGCATGCTGCTCACCGAGGATGAATACCGCCGCTCCACCGATAAGAAGCGCGGTGCCGACCGGCAATTCGTGGACCAGCCCGAGGACGTGAAGGAGAAGGTCTCGCGGATCAAATCCGACGGGCCCACGAAAGAGATGCTCATGGACCGCGCGCAGGACCTCAAGATCGAGGGCCGCTCCGACATGAACAAGGACGCGCTCCTCAAGGCCATCGACAAGGCCACCGACGAGAACGGACGGCGCAAGAGCGCGGCCATTGCGCTCGAGACCAAGACAAAGGACGAGCTCTACGAGATGGCGCAGGAGAAGGGGATCGACGGGCGATCCGACATGTCGAAAGACGCGCTCGTCGAGGCCCTGACGTCCGAAGGCTGA
- the rpoB gene encoding DNA-directed RNA polymerase subunit beta → MGQTFLGQKRLRKYFGKIREVLEMPNLIEVQKSSYDLFLNSGDQPDPTDGEGIMGVFQSVFPIKDFNETAVLEFVKYELERPKYDVEECQQRDMTYSAPLKVTLRLIVFDVDEDTGAKSVKDIKEQDVFMGDMPLMTPNGTFIVNGTERVIVSQMHRSPGVFFDHDKGKTHSSGKLLFACRIIPYRGSWLDFEFDAKDIVHARIDRRRKLPVTTLLYALGLDQEAIMDAYYDTVDYTYEKGKGWVTKFFPERVRGTRPAYDLVDAASGEVIAEAGKKVTPRAVKKLIDEGQVTELLVPFEEIVGKFVSKDLINEENGAIYAEAGDELTWEVDAKTGEVIGGTVKELIDNGHTTIPVLDIDNVTVGAYMRNTMATDKNMSRETALMDIYRVMRPGEPPTVDAASALFDTLFFDSERYDLSAVGRVKMNMRLALDAEDTVRTLRKEDIVSCIKALVDLRDGRGDVDDIDHLGNRRVRSVGELMENQYRVGLLRMERAIKERMSSVEIDTVMPQDLINAKPAAAAVREFFGSSQLSQFMDQTNPLSEVTHKRRLSALGPGGLTRERAGFEVRDVHATHYGRMCPIETPEGPNIGLINSLATFARVNKYGFIETPYRTVKDGQVSDDVKYMSATEEMRHVVAQANAQLTDDAKFVQEFVSTRQNGEYTLAPSTDVDLIDVSPKQLVSVAASLIPFLENDDANRALMGSNMQRQAVPLLKAEAPLVGTGIEEKVAIDSGAAIQAKRAGIIDQVDAQRIVIRATEDLEPGDPGVDIYRMRKFQRSNQNTCINQRPLVKVGDTVQKGEVVADGPSTDIGELALGKNVVVAFMPWNGYNYEDSILISERIVRDDVFTSIHIEEFEVAARDTKLGPEEITRDIPNVGEEALRNLDEAGIVYIGAEVGPADILVGKITPKGESPMTPEEKLLRAIFGEKASDVRDTSLRLPPGDFGTVVEVRVFNRHGVEKDERALQIEREEVERLARDRDDELLILDRNIYARLRSMIEGKTVAKGPKGIKSGATIDGEMLESLPRSHWWQLALKEEADAQIVEALNEQYEGQKRQLDARFEDKVEKVRRGDDLPPGVMKMVKVFVAVKRKLQPGDKMAGRHGNKGVISKVVPMEDMPFLADGTPVDFVLNPLGVPSRMNVGQILETHMGWAARGLGLHIDEALGEYRRSGDLTPVRDAMKIAYGDDVYDEGIAGMDEDHLIEAAGNVTRGVPIATPVFDGAKEADVNEALVKAGFSESGQSILFDGRTGEQFARPVTVGIKYLLKLHHLVDDKIHARSTGPYSLVTQQPLGGKAQFGGQRFGEMEVWALEAYGAAYTLQEMLTVKSDDVAGRTKVYESIVKGEDNFEAGVPESFNVLVKEVRGLGLNMELLDAEEDE, encoded by the coding sequence ATGGGACAGACATTTCTCGGTCAGAAACGTCTTCGTAAATATTTCGGCAAAATCCGCGAAGTTCTGGAGATGCCGAACCTCATCGAGGTGCAGAAATCCTCGTATGATCTTTTCCTGAATTCCGGCGACCAGCCCGACCCCACCGACGGGGAAGGGATCATGGGCGTCTTCCAGTCGGTCTTCCCGATCAAGGATTTCAATGAGACGGCCGTTCTGGAGTTCGTGAAATACGAGCTCGAGCGTCCGAAATACGACGTCGAGGAATGCCAGCAGCGCGACATGACCTACAGCGCGCCGCTCAAGGTCACGCTCCGTCTAATCGTCTTTGATGTGGACGAGGACACCGGCGCGAAGTCCGTCAAGGACATCAAGGAGCAGGACGTCTTCATGGGCGACATGCCCCTGATGACCCCGAACGGCACGTTCATCGTGAACGGCACGGAGCGCGTGATCGTCTCCCAGATGCACCGCTCGCCGGGCGTGTTCTTCGACCACGACAAGGGCAAGACGCACAGCTCGGGCAAGCTGCTCTTTGCCTGCCGCATCATCCCCTACCGCGGCTCCTGGCTCGACTTCGAATTCGACGCCAAGGACATCGTGCATGCCCGTATCGACCGTCGCCGCAAGCTGCCGGTGACGACGCTCCTCTACGCGCTTGGTCTCGATCAGGAAGCGATCATGGACGCGTATTACGACACGGTCGATTACACCTACGAGAAGGGCAAAGGCTGGGTCACGAAGTTCTTCCCCGAGCGCGTGCGCGGCACGCGGCCGGCATATGATCTCGTTGACGCCGCTTCGGGCGAGGTGATCGCGGAAGCGGGCAAGAAGGTGACGCCGCGCGCGGTCAAGAAGCTCATCGACGAAGGGCAGGTGACCGAACTGCTCGTCCCGTTCGAGGAGATCGTGGGCAAGTTCGTTTCCAAAGACCTCATCAACGAGGAAAACGGCGCCATCTACGCCGAGGCCGGCGACGAGTTGACCTGGGAAGTGGATGCCAAGACCGGCGAAGTGATCGGCGGCACCGTCAAGGAGCTGATCGATAACGGGCACACGACCATCCCCGTGCTCGACATCGATAATGTGACCGTGGGCGCCTACATGCGCAACACCATGGCGACCGACAAGAACATGAGCCGCGAGACCGCGCTCATGGACATCTACCGCGTCATGCGCCCGGGCGAGCCGCCCACCGTGGATGCGGCCTCCGCCCTCTTCGACACGCTCTTCTTCGACTCGGAGCGCTACGACCTCTCCGCCGTGGGCCGCGTGAAGATGAACATGCGCCTCGCACTCGATGCCGAGGACACCGTGCGCACGCTCCGCAAGGAAGACATCGTCTCTTGCATCAAGGCGCTGGTGGATCTCCGTGATGGCCGCGGCGACGTCGACGACATCGACCACCTCGGCAACCGCCGCGTCCGCTCCGTGGGCGAGCTGATGGAGAACCAGTACCGCGTGGGCCTTCTGCGCATGGAGCGCGCGATCAAGGAGCGCATGAGCTCCGTCGAGATCGATACGGTCATGCCGCAGGATCTGATCAACGCGAAGCCCGCCGCGGCGGCCGTGCGCGAGTTCTTCGGCTCCTCGCAGCTGTCGCAGTTCATGGACCAGACGAACCCGCTCAGCGAAGTGACGCACAAGCGCCGCCTCTCGGCCCTCGGGCCGGGCGGTCTGACGCGCGAGCGCGCAGGCTTCGAGGTGCGCGACGTGCACGCCACCCACTATGGCCGGATGTGCCCGATCGAGACGCCGGAAGGCCCGAATATCGGCCTCATCAACTCGCTGGCGACCTTCGCGCGCGTGAACAAGTACGGCTTCATCGAAACGCCCTACCGGACCGTGAAGGACGGGCAGGTGTCGGACGACGTTAAGTACATGTCCGCGACCGAGGAGATGCGCCACGTCGTGGCCCAGGCCAACGCGCAGCTCACCGACGATGCGAAGTTCGTGCAGGAGTTCGTCTCCACCCGTCAGAACGGGGAGTACACGCTCGCGCCGTCCACGGATGTGGACCTGATCGACGTGTCGCCGAAGCAGCTCGTCTCCGTGGCCGCCTCGCTCATCCCGTTCCTCGAGAACGATGACGCGAACCGCGCGCTCATGGGCTCAAACATGCAGCGCCAGGCCGTGCCGCTCCTCAAGGCCGAGGCGCCCCTCGTGGGCACCGGCATCGAGGAGAAGGTCGCCATCGACTCCGGCGCCGCCATCCAGGCCAAGCGCGCGGGCATTATCGACCAGGTGGATGCCCAGCGGATCGTGATCCGGGCCACCGAAGATCTCGAGCCCGGCGACCCGGGCGTCGACATCTACCGGATGCGCAAGTTCCAGCGGTCGAACCAGAACACCTGCATCAACCAGCGCCCGCTGGTGAAGGTGGGTGACACCGTCCAGAAAGGCGAGGTCGTCGCAGACGGTCCCTCCACGGATATCGGCGAGCTCGCGCTCGGCAAGAACGTGGTCGTCGCCTTCATGCCCTGGAACGGCTACAACTACGAGGACTCCATCCTCATCTCCGAGCGCATCGTGCGCGACGACGTCTTCACCTCGATCCACATCGAGGAATTCGAAGTCGCCGCCCGTGACACCAAGCTCGGGCCGGAGGAAATCACCCGCGACATTCCGAACGTAGGCGAGGAAGCGCTCCGCAACCTCGACGAGGCGGGCATCGTTTATATCGGCGCCGAAGTGGGCCCGGCAGACATCCTCGTGGGCAAGATCACACCCAAGGGCGAAAGCCCGATGACGCCGGAAGAAAAGCTCCTCCGCGCCATCTTCGGGGAAAAGGCCTCCGACGTGCGCGACACGTCGCTCCGCCTGCCGCCGGGTGATTTCGGCACGGTCGTGGAAGTCCGCGTGTTCAACCGCCACGGCGTGGAGAAGGACGAGCGCGCGCTGCAGATCGAGCGTGAAGAGGTCGAGCGCCTCGCCCGGGACCGGGACGATGAGCTTCTGATCCTCGACCGCAACATCTACGCGCGCCTGCGCTCCATGATCGAGGGCAAGACCGTCGCGAAAGGGCCGAAGGGCATCAAGTCCGGCGCCACGATCGACGGCGAGATGCTCGAGAGCCTGCCGCGCAGCCACTGGTGGCAGCTCGCGCTCAAGGAAGAGGCCGACGCGCAGATCGTGGAGGCCCTGAACGAGCAGTACGAAGGACAGAAGCGTCAGCTCGACGCCCGCTTCGAGGACAAGGTGGAGAAGGTGCGCCGCGGCGACGACCTGCCGCCGGGTGTCATGAAGATGGTCAAGGTCTTCGTTGCCGTGAAGCGCAAGCTGCAGCCCGGTGACAAGATGGCCGGCCGCCACGGCAACAAGGGCGTGATCTCCAAGGTCGTGCCCATGGAGGACATGCCGTTCCTCGCCGATGGTACGCCTGTCGACTTCGTGCTCAATCCGCTCGGCGTGCCGAGCCGGATGAACGTGGGCCAGATCCTCGAGACGCATATGGGCTGGGCCGCGCGCGGCCTCGGGCTCCATATCGACGAGGCGCTGGGCGAGTACCGCCGCTCGGGCGACCTGACGCCGGTGCGCGATGCCATGAAGATCGCCTATGGCGACGACGTCTATGACGAGGGCATCGCTGGCATGGACGAGGACCACCTCATCGAGGCGGCGGGCAACGTCACGCGCGGCGTGCCGATCGCCACGCCTGTCTTCGACGGCGCGAAGGAGGCCGACGTGAACGAGGCGTTGGTGAAGGCCGGCTTCTCTGAGTCCGGCCAGTCGATCCTCTTCGACGGGCGCACGGGCGAGCAATTCGCACGTCCGGTCACGGTGGGCATCAAGTACCTCCTGAAGCTCCATCACCTCGTGGACGACAAGATCCACGCGCGCTCCACCGGTCCCTACTCCCTCGTCACCCAGCAGCCGCTGGGGGGCAAGGCGCAGTTCGGCGGTCAGCGCTTCGGGGAGATGGAAGTCTGGGCGCTCGAGGCTTACGGCGCGGCCTACACCCTGCAGGAGATGCTGACGGTGAAGTCCGACGACGTGGCAGGCCGGACGAAGGTCTACGAGTCGATCGTCAAGGGCGAGGACAACTTCGAGGCCGGCGTGCCGGAATCGTTCAACGTTCTCGTGAAAGAAGTCCGGGGCCTCGGCCTCAACATGGAACTCCTGGACGCGGAGGAGGACGAGTAG